The Polypterus senegalus isolate Bchr_013 chromosome 1, ASM1683550v1, whole genome shotgun sequence genome includes a window with the following:
- the LOC120516509 gene encoding tumor susceptibility gene 101 protein-like: MASESALKKMLSKYKYRDLTVREVNNVISNYKDLKPSMDAYVFNDGTSRELMSLTGTVPVSYKGNTYNIPVCLWLLDTYPYNPPICFVKPTSTMMIKTGKHVDANGKIYLPYLHEWKHPESDLYGLIQVMIVVFGEEPPVFSRPVAATFPAYQATGPPNTSYMPGGIQPPYPTGHPPNPSGYPGYPYPGVNSYPAAGSTPHYNAQPPVTAVASAT, from the exons tacAAATACAGAGACTTGACGGTTCGTGAAGTCAACAATGTAATCTCAAATTACAAGGACTTGAAGCCTAGTATGGATGCTTATG TGTTTAATGACGGAACCTCAAGAGAACTGATGAGCCTGACTGGAACAGTTCCAGTATCATATAAAG gaaacacatataatattcctgtctgCTTATGGCTACTGGACACCTACCCTTACAATCCTCCTATATGTTTTGTGAAGCCAACCAGCACAATGATGATTAAGACAGGGAAGCATGTCGATGCAAATGGAAAAATCTACCTGCCTTACCTGCATGAGTGGAAACAT CCCGAGTCGGATCTGTATGGACTGATCCAGGTGATGATTGTTGTGTTTGGAGAGGAACCCCCTGTGTTTTCACGTCCCGTTGCAGCGACATTCCCAGCCTATCAGGCTACTGGTCCACCAAACA CCTCTTACATGCCTGGTGGCATTCAGCCTCCTTACCCAACTGGTCACCCACCAAACCCCAG CGGCTACCCGGGGTATCCGTATCCTGGTGTAAATTCCTATCCAGCAGCTGGTAGTACGCCACACTACAATGCTCAGCCACCTGTCACGGCAGTTG cttctgcCACCTGA